TGCTTTTCAAGGGCAAGCACCGCCATCCTCCTTAACTGCTATGACGGCTCAGTCTTCTTATTCTCCAGAGCAGGTCTGGATTGCTGACACAGGAGCTTCTCATCATATGGTTGGAAATGCCTCTCAACTGCATAATATCACTTCTTGTGATGTGCTTGAGAATGTCACTGTTGGTAATGGGGAAGGTTTGGAAATTCTAAATCTTGGCACTACTTCTATTTCTTGTGCCAATACCAGATCTTTATCTCTGCCATCTGTGTTTCATGTTCCCAAACTTAAAGCCAATCTTTTATCGGTTCATCAATTGTGTAAAGATAACAATTGTCTTATCACCTTTGATGCCTCTGGTTTTTGCATACAGGACAAGCTCACCAAGCAAATTGTTCTTCAGGGCAAGAGTAATCAAGGTCTCTATCACATTCCTCTAGCTACTTCTTCTGTCTTGAATCATGCTTCCTGTTTTTCTTCTGCTCCAGTTGCCTATCTTGGCCAACAAATTAAATCCTCTCTTTGGCATAAAAGGTTAGGTCACCCAACAAATGAAGTTGTGAAACTAATGCTTCAGGCCTCTGCTGTGTCTGTTTCTACTGATTATGTTTCTGCCCTATGTTCTGCTTGTTTGCATGGCAAAATGCATAGGTTGCCTTTTCCTAGTGAGCATATTAGGTCTAAAATAGCTTTTCAGAGGATCCATAGTGATGTATGGGGTCCCTCTAGAAATAAATCCATAGATGGATATCGCTATTATGTCTCATTTGTTGATGAATGTACTGGTTTCCTGTGGCTTTATCCACTGCTCAATAAATATGGAGTTTTTGAGATCTTTCTTAAGTTCTACGCTTTTATTAGTACTCAATTTGGTGCTCATCTTCAATATTTTCAAAGCGATGGGGGTGGTGAGTTTAATAGTTCACAATTTGCCTCTTTTCTTGACTCAAAAAGGCATCATTCACCAGTTGTCTTGTCCTTCTACTCCACAGCAAAATGGTCTTGCTGAGAGAAAGAATCGCCGTGTTATAGAAACTGCCTTAACTCTGTTAGTTCCTGCCAATCTTCCTGGTCAGTTTTGGTATCATGCTGTGGCACATGCTGCTTACTTGATCAATTTTATGCCTAGTATTGCTCTTGGAAATCAGTCTCCTTTTCAAAAGTTATTTGACAAGCCTCCACCTCTTCAACATCTAAGAGTCTTTGGCACAACTGTTTATCCATATATTAGACCATTTAATGAACATAAACTTCAATCTAGGACTGTACAGTGTGTTTTCATGGGATATTCATAGGGTTATAAAGGTGTTATATGCTATAACACTACTACTCACCGATTCCATCTCTCTAGGCATGTGGTTCATGATGAGAGTGTCTTTCCTTTTGGGCACTCCAAGCCTTCACTTCCATCTAGCAATATTTCTTCTTgtccttcatcttctttcaaGGCTCCACCTATTGTAGTTTCTATTTCGCATCATGTGCCTTCCTTGGCTTCTAGTCCAGTTCCTAATCTTGCTTCCTCACAATCCTCTGATATCCCTTCCCGTGTTTCTGCCTCTTTTGGTGGTGATCCTGTTTTGGTTGGTTCGAGTGCAGACTCTACAGAGAATTTACATGTTCTTAATGCTCAACAATTACAAGTTCTTTTGCCTTCTCAAGAATCTTCTTCACCGTTTATGCCTCCTCCTATGCATCCTATGCAGACAAGGTCTAAGAGTGGTATTGTCAAGCCTAAGCCATTTGAGGAATATCAATGCTATCTTACTACTATTCCTTCTCTTCATGACGCTGCTGAACCAGCCACTTATAAGGCTGCTTCTCAGTCATCTGTTTGGATACAGGCTAtgagagaagaaattgaagctTTGCACACCCAAGGTACATGGGATTTAGTTTCTATGCCTATGGATAAAAACATTGTTGGTGTGGATAAAAACATTGTTGGTAGCCGATGGGTTTATAGAGTCAAGAAGAACTCAGATGGGTCTGTAGCAAGACATAAGGCTCGCTTGGTTGCGCAAGGTTTCAGTCAAGCTCCTGGTCTAGATTTTAGTGAGACGTTTAGCCCTGTTGTAAGGCATACAACAGTCCGATTGGTTTTGAGTATTGCTGCTATGAACAGGTGGTCTCTTAGACAACTTGATGTGAaaaatgcttttcttcatAGTGACCTTGAAGAAGAAGTGTTTATGCGCCAACCTCAAGGTTTTGAAGACTCTAAGTATCCAACCCATGTTTGTCGATTGAGAAAATCTCTTTATGGGCTAAAACAAGCACCCAGAGCTTGGAATGCAAAATTCACAGGTCATCTTCCAGCCATTGGTTTTACTGTTTCTCATTCTGATCCAAGTCTTTTTGTTAAGCATGTTGGTTCAGATAGTGTTATTCTTCTcctctatgttgatgatattatCTTGACTGGTTCTAAAGATAGTTTAGTTCAAGAGGTTATTGATGAATTAAGTGCTgtgtttgaaatgaaagataTGGGGCGATTAACCTACTTCTTAGGACTGCAGATTTCTTACCATGATAATGGAGATATCTTTGTCTGTCAAACAAAATATGCTAGAGATTTACTTGCAAAGGCTGGTATGGATACATGTCGATCTTGTACTACTCCATGTAAGCCACATTGTCAGCTTTTGGCTTTGGAGGGTGACTCCTTATCTGATCCAACCATCTACAGGAGTATTGTTGGGGCACTGCAATATTTGACATTCACTCGACTTGATCTTTGTTATGCTGTTAATACTGTCTGTCAGTATATGACTCAACCTTCCGATTTACATTTTCAGTTGGTTAAGCGCATCTTAAGGTATATTCATGGTACTTTGGATCATGGTCTGAATTTTACAAGTGGATCTTGGGATCTTCATGCTTATAGTGATGCAGATTGGGCCTCAGATGTGAATACTCGCAGATCGACCACTGGTTTTGTGGTTTATCTTGGCAACAATCCAGTTTCCTGGCAATCTAAGAAGCAAAATTCTGTTTCTAGAAGTTCAACTGAGGTTGAGTACAGGGCATTAGCCAATACAGCAGCTGATCTAGCATGGGTTCGACAAGTTTTACTTGATTTAAAGATATTCTTACCACAGCCTCCTACAATACATTGTGACAATCTTTCAGCCCTTGCTTTAAGTTCAAATCCTGTGTATCATTCTCGGATCAAACATTTAGATATTGACTTTCATTTTGTAAGAGAAAGAGTCCAAAAGAAAGACTTGTTTGTGCAGTATATTCCCACTGAAGAACAGGTAGCAGACATCTTCACAAAGGGACTACATGGTCCTATTTTTCTGAGACATTGCAGGAATCCGCAACTTAGCAGCTCAGCTGGGTTTGAGAGGGAATAATAACCATAtattcatatattatattgaaTAACACGTgttctgtttgtttgttaaGAGAGTCTATTAGAGTGTTAAGAGAATGTATTAGTTTGTTAAGAAAGTCTGTTAGTTTACCATATAAGCACTATTTCATTGTAATCAGTTTTACAGATAATCAATACAAAGCCTTCTATTCTCAGACTTCTCCCTTCTACTTCTTTCCTCAATATTCTCTTACTGTTATCATTATCATGATCACTTCTGATTaccttttaatttcttttacgGTTTCAAACTTGAGCAATCTTTTCtcatgaatatatatataacttcaGGCAGGCCGCAAGAATGAGCAAGTTATGAAAtattatcatattatttttctgaaaaaactTGGCCAATCACATCTCGGAATCTAACTACAGAGGATCCAACTGatcaaagaacacaaaactGACCCCAACTGCCCAACTCATATCTTAATATTTCATCGAAAGACCCCTGCATTTATCACCAGACTTAAAAATAACACAGCAACAGTTCATTAAGCTTTTAAGTACAAACCTGCAAAATTCCAACAATAAAAAGGATCAGAGCTGAAACCCCGTTCCACACGAAAACCCTTTTGGTTGTCTCGAAGGGTTCCGGTTGTGGAAATTTACAAAATAACAGGCTTTCAATTGAGGGTTTCTCATTACAATTCTGGGAAATTTTAGATATTTATTTTCCCCAAACCATATAACTAAAGTATATATGGTTTTCCCAAAGCTTATGGTTAGTACACAATATTatgaggattttttttttgggtcgaaagATACTTCATTAAAAGGCCCCAGAAAAGGCAGGCAGAGGAGAAAACAATACAAAGCAAAGCATGCCCAAAGAAAGGCAGCACCAGAAGTAACTAACAGAAAAAGAGCACACAAAAAGTAGAGACTGGACATTGCAGACAGGTACAGAGTCAAACAGCAGGAGAGACTGGACATTGCAGACAGGTACAGAGTCAAACAGCGGGACCAAACTAAAACCAGCCTTAGCAACAAAAGACCACTCGATCACGTAGGGGCCGGCAGACCGTATTCCGACAGAATAGAGACCAAGGAGGGTGGGGGAAACGTGGCCCACATACTAAAGCACAAACTCCTTTTGGCAAGCTTAGGGGCAGCATCAGCGATATGTCTGGAAAGAAAGCAAACCTTGTGATGAAGTGTTCATTGTGTaaacagaaataaataaataattagaaTATGCGGCAGACTCTGCACAATGACCAAAGCAAACTTGAACTTTTTCAATTCATTCCTTAGACTTCTACTGGCCTTTTACATCAATAATTCTATCATCTAAGCATTGATAGAATGATCAGACATAAGCATACGTCCAGTAAAATTGCTTCGAGAAATCCAAAACGTCAGAAAACCATCGAAACTACAGCCCGAGAGCATACCTCCATTGGCCAAAACGAGTTGCCTTAGATGATATTAGGTGCAACTCCAGATGGTTTGTCGAGGAGAGCTTGTCTGATGGTAGTGCCATTGGAATCGCCTGCATCAAGCCGGAGCATTATCTCATAATCACTACACAAGACACTTACAGCCTCATCCAAGACCGAGCACAAGtaataaaaattgaagtaaaaaATACCTACATTGGGAGAACCATGTTCCACAATATAAGCTATGCAGCCCTAAGATATAACATCACATTTTTTTACACATAAAAAGCTTGTGCTGATGAACTCAAAAGATAAAGTTCAAATGATAAGTTTACACACAGCTAGTTGTATTTGACACTTAACTGAACTAAAACTTTTAAGTAAGTTTTGAAAATGCATGATCTGGAAGAGaactatttttaaagaaactaaAGACACTAATTCTAAGAGGACCACCACGTGATCCTGCATGCAACAGCTTTGAATtctattgtatatatattcatacaTAAATAATACATTTCCAAATTGAAACacagtaaataataaatatgcatGAACATATTTACAGTACTTGTCCTATGCGGACGTTCAAACATTATTACCTTGTGGAAGCTATtgtaaataaaaaggaaagttgGGAAGGGTAACAGAAAATACATGGTGTCCACACTGTAATAACGTCCGAACGTCCGCATAGGAGAAAATCTAACAATTATTCTCTCATCTGGATGTCCGCACGTTATTATCGTGTGGATGCCATTGTAAACAGGAGGAAAACAGGAAGGGGTAACAGAAAATACATGGTGTCCGCACGATAATAACGTCTGGAGCATAGgagaatttctatatatatatatatatatataatgctgAAGCACTAACCGGATAGTAAGTTAATAGAGGCTAACCACTCGTTCCAGCTCACTCTACAATGTCATCATGATCCAAACGGTTCACTTTTTAGGtcatcattcaaagatcaCCCTTACAAAATTTTACCCAAATGGATCATTTAACCATTTTATTGTTATCaagaatatttttattgtttatagaaaatattatgttagtttatttttattattatcacATTTAGATGACTAAGGCCCGTTTGGGATAGAAGGCTCTTCTGCTCATAAAAGCTTTTGTTAGAAgagttttcatttatttattaacaAAAGCGTCATTATAAGAAtgtcgaaatttttttaaacaaccCAAGTGCTTCTTGGAAAATCACTTGGAACTACTTCCTGAAGAAGCACAATTGCAAGGGtgatctttgaatgatgaCCTAACAAATGAACAATTTGTATCAAGATACGACATTGTGAAGTGGGTCCAAACCAGTAATCAGAGCCTCACTAACTTACTAACCAATTAGCGCCTCACTAAATTTCTTCCAATAATACGAGTCTTCGCAACTTCCAACCATGATAACAAACTTTCATCCTGAAATGACCATCTTATAATAAAATCTTACCTACTATAGAATTATAATCGTAAGTTAGCTCTTGGTTCGGTGGAATGTTCTTCTCAGCAAATAACATCATGTGTGGGATTCTTGCGTCGTCATGATCATGAAGGACACTTCGGGCAAATAGATTAGGAGAACAACTATGACTGACAAATCTTCCCACATTCCCATGTTGTGTGGCATCAATGACAAACCCCTTTCTTTGTTTAACTTGTTTATCTTGTAGAATTTCTCCTACATACTCACATATAAAACTTCCTCGTGGAATATATGTTCGTGATCTGACACCCCATCCTTTTGATTTTGTCCTAAAGACTTCAAGTTTAAACTGAATTCCATGTTGACTAATTCTATttttgcaagaagaagagcacTTACACGTAGTACCACACTCATAAATAAGGGATTTCGTGCCTGTTATCGTGTTGTTGTATGACAAAACTCCTGCAATCCTCATTACACAAGGACATGACTTGGATTCTAAGCATCCGTGAAGGCAATTACAACCTCCTTTTCTTGTCTCCTTGAAGAAATCTGGATAAATGACATTGCGCTTGTAAATGAAAGCTGGAGGAGTCGCCCTATCTATTGCATTGACCACTCGAATAGGCATCTTCTCTTTCCCTTCAGAGATGTCATTTTTACAAACAATATCCTTTGAAACCATAGGTTTTTTCAACTTGTCCAAAGCTTTTCCCCATGTGATTATTGGTTGCCCTGATATCcttttcaacaaaaatttaaacacAAGTTTGCCAAATTCCTCTCTTTCTTGCCAAAAACTCTCTACTATGTAGAGACCATCATAAACATAAGTTCTGAAAGAACTTTTCTTAGCACGTGTACCCACCTCAAAACGATTAATACCACGAATTACCCTTACATGAGTTCCTTCTTCCATGCTGTTCTTTAGTGCAAGGTTTCCACGTTCAAGTCTTTGATCCTTTGGCTTTTTAGGATCAACCCTAGGATTTCCACCTTCACCTGAATAAGTCAAGATATCAGGAGATGCTACATGGTTGGCGTAACGGCCAGAATTAACAATGCTTGTGGCCAAAATTTTCCCATCCTTCTTCATATACTCAATACCATGAAGAAACTTATGATGGATGCCAACAACAGTTAGTTCAGCCCTGTTGCGAAACTCGTCACCAACATTCACTCCCGGAATTGGTCCTAATTGTTTCCTCGTGTTAACCaagtttcctttctttctctgacACATTGCTGCTTCAATATCAGGCCTCCAACAAACTTGTTGGTAGGATTCACTATCATGTTTTTGCAAGAGCTTAGTTAATGTCTCTCGATATTCATCCAAAGCCTCCTTGACATGATGAATTACTCCATCTT
The Prunus dulcis chromosome 2, ALMONDv2, whole genome shotgun sequence DNA segment above includes these coding regions:
- the LOC117620061 gene encoding histone-lysine N-methyltransferase, H3 lysine-9 specific SUVH5-like; this translates as MDKTLEKRKVGVLPNRKRSRVDDKDGVIHHVKEALDEYRETLTKLLQKHDSESYQQVCWRPDIEAAMCQRKKGNLVNTRKQLGPIPGVNVGDEFRNRAELTVVGIHHKFLHGIEYMKKDGKILATSIVNSGRYANHVASPDILTYSGEGGNPRVDPKKPKDQRLERGNLALKNSMEEGTHVRVIRGINRFEVGTRAKKSSFRTYVYDGLYIVESFWQEREEFGKLVFKFLLKRISGQPIITWGKALDKLKKPMVSKDIVCKNDISEGKEKMPIRVVNAIDRATPPAFIYKRNVIYPDFFKETRKGGCNCLHGCLESKSCPCVMRIAGVLSYNNTITGTKSLIYECGTTCKCSSSCKNRISQHGIQFKLEVFRTKSKGWGVRSRTYIPRGSFICEYVGEILQDKQVKQRKGFVIDATQHGNVGRFVSHSCSPNLFARSVLHDHDDARIPHMMLFAEKNIPPNQELTYDYNSIVGDSNGTTIRQALLDKPSGVAPNII